In one window of Bacteroidota bacterium DNA:
- a CDS encoding AI-2E family transporter, translated as MRIRTVENASFLALVVLVTLAFLGLLRTFLEPVFWAVVLAILFNPVYEALRDQLGGRRTLASVLTIGAVVLLVILPLTGIGIAVTGEAVTVYDRVASGEIDVTAPVEAFERWLPLASEQMQRFNVDFDRVRESLENTAVTVSQFVASQAIALGQGAVNVLILFVLTLYLLFFFLRDGDRLIEGLIRALPLGDPRERKLFARFAQVSRATVKGTLVVGIVQGTLGGLLFWVLGLGAPVLWGVVMTILSMLPAVGSALVWGPAAVYLIATGSVAKGIILIAVGALLIGLVDNVLRPLLVGRDTQLPDYVILFSTLGGIVAFGLSGFVIGPIIAGLFITVWEMFIEEFSDLDDTVATAEDATLEPVREAGDGQTAEPVPVRPEVPAEQSETGRS; from the coding sequence ATGCGCATCCGCACGGTCGAAAACGCCTCCTTCCTCGCGCTCGTCGTCCTGGTGACGCTCGCGTTCCTGGGGCTGCTGCGGACATTTCTGGAGCCGGTCTTCTGGGCCGTCGTGCTGGCGATCCTGTTCAACCCGGTCTACGAGGCGCTGCGCGACCAACTCGGCGGCCGGCGCACGCTCGCGTCGGTGCTGACGATCGGGGCCGTCGTGCTCCTCGTGATCCTGCCGCTGACCGGGATCGGCATCGCGGTGACGGGCGAGGCCGTGACGGTCTACGACCGCGTGGCCTCCGGCGAGATCGACGTGACGGCCCCCGTGGAGGCGTTCGAGCGGTGGCTCCCGCTGGCCAGCGAGCAGATGCAGCGCTTCAACGTAGACTTCGACCGGGTGCGGGAGTCGCTCGAGAACACGGCCGTCACGGTGAGCCAGTTCGTGGCCTCGCAGGCGATTGCGCTCGGGCAGGGGGCCGTGAACGTGCTCATCCTGTTCGTGCTCACGCTCTACCTGCTGTTCTTCTTCCTGCGCGACGGGGACCGCCTCATCGAAGGGCTGATCCGGGCGCTCCCGCTCGGCGACCCGCGCGAGCGCAAGCTCTTCGCCCGCTTCGCCCAGGTCTCGCGGGCGACGGTGAAGGGGACGCTCGTCGTCGGCATCGTGCAGGGGACGCTCGGGGGGCTGCTCTTCTGGGTGCTCGGGCTCGGCGCGCCGGTGCTGTGGGGGGTTGTGATGACGATCCTCTCGATGCTCCCGGCGGTCGGCTCGGCGCTCGTGTGGGGGCCGGCGGCGGTCTACCTCATCGCCACCGGGTCGGTCGCCAAAGGCATCATCCTGATCGCGGTCGGGGCCCTCCTGATCGGACTCGTCGACAACGTCCTCCGGCCCCTCCTCGTCGGGCGCGACACCCAGCTGCCGGACTACGTGATCCTGTTCTCGACGCTCGGCGGGATCGTGGCCTTCGGCCTCTCCGGCTTCGTCATCGGCCCGATCATCGCGGGGCTGTTCATCACCGTCTGGGAGATGTTCATCGAGGAGTTCAGCGACCTCGACGACACCGTAGCGACGGCCGAGGACGCGACGCTGGAGCCGGTGCGCGAGGCGGGCGACGGCCAGACCGCAGAGCCGGTGCCGGTCCGGCCGGAGGTGCCAGCGGAGCAGTCCGAGACGGGTCGCTCGTAG
- a CDS encoding DUF3179 domain-containing protein — translation MLPRLALCALALTLAACATAQDEGLTDRTLPGFSTNTAQRAIDLGELRAGGPPKDGIPSIDEPVFVSAGEAADWLEPQEPVVALTLGGETRAYPLQILTWHEIVNDVFEGGAAPVAVTFCPLCYSAVAFDRRVETEGGTRTLTFGVSGFLRYSDLVMFDRETETLWQQLTGDALVGDLLGTQLTVHPAQIVSFEQFRAAYPESRVLSRETGHTRDYGRNPYAGYDDIDRQPFLFDGPEDDRLRPMEKVVALKLDGAEKAYPYTLTREQRVVNDEAAGTPLVVFHADGAVSALDAAEIAASRQAGSTGVFDRRAGGQTLTFQWDDGFVDTETGSRWDVTGRAVAGPLAGTQLARLPHGDYFAFAWLAFKPETEIYR, via the coding sequence ATGCTGCCTCGCCTCGCGCTCTGCGCCCTCGCACTCACCCTCGCCGCCTGCGCCACGGCCCAAGATGAGGGGTTGACCGACCGCACCCTCCCCGGCTTCTCGACCAACACGGCCCAGCGCGCCATCGACCTCGGCGAACTCCGCGCCGGCGGGCCGCCGAAAGACGGCATCCCGTCGATCGACGAGCCGGTGTTCGTCTCGGCGGGCGAGGCTGCCGACTGGCTGGAGCCGCAGGAGCCGGTCGTCGCGCTCACCCTCGGCGGCGAGACGCGGGCCTACCCGCTCCAGATCCTGACGTGGCACGAGATTGTCAACGACGTGTTCGAGGGCGGCGCGGCCCCGGTGGCGGTGACGTTCTGCCCGCTCTGCTACAGCGCCGTCGCCTTCGACCGGCGGGTCGAGACCGAGGGCGGCACGCGAACCCTCACGTTCGGCGTCTCGGGGTTTCTCCGCTACTCCGACCTCGTGATGTTCGACCGCGAGACGGAGACCCTCTGGCAGCAGCTCACGGGCGACGCGCTCGTCGGCGACCTCCTCGGGACCCAACTCACGGTGCACCCGGCGCAGATCGTCTCGTTCGAGCAGTTCCGCGCGGCCTACCCCGAGAGCCGTGTCCTCTCCCGCGAGACCGGCCACACCCGCGACTACGGGCGCAATCCCTATGCGGGCTACGACGACATCGACCGCCAGCCCTTCCTCTTCGACGGCCCCGAGGACGACCGGCTCCGCCCGATGGAGAAGGTGGTCGCGCTCAAGCTCGACGGCGCGGAGAAGGCCTACCCGTACACGCTGACCCGCGAGCAGCGTGTGGTGAACGACGAGGCGGCCGGCACCCCACTCGTCGTTTTCCACGCCGACGGGGCCGTCTCCGCCCTCGACGCCGCCGAGATCGCCGCCTCCCGGCAGGCCGGCTCGACCGGCGTCTTCGACCGGCGCGCAGGCGGGCAGACGCTGACGTTTCAGTGGGACGATGGGTTTGTGGACACCGAGACCGGGAGCCGGTGGGACGTGACGGGCCGCGCCGTCGCCGGGCCGCTCGCGGGCACCCAGCTCGCCCGCCTCCCGCACGGCGACTACTTCGCCTTCGCGTGGCTCGCGTTCAAGCCCGAGACAGAGATCTACCGGTAG
- a CDS encoding transposase produces RVFGWAWAVVHREPGQRGFVVLKKRWIVERTFAWFGGYRRLSKDYEYIPAVSEAMVHLSAIRLMLRRVA; encoded by the coding sequence CGCGTGTTTGGCTGGGCGTGGGCAGTGGTGCATCGAGAGCCGGGTCAGCGTGGGTTCGTAGTGCTGAAGAAGCGTTGGATCGTGGAGCGGACGTTCGCGTGGTTCGGTGGCTACCGTCGGTTGTCGAAGGACTACGAATATATCCCGGCGGTCAGCGAGGCGATGGTGCATCTGAGCGCGATCCGCTTGATGCTTCGTCGAGTAGCATAG
- a CDS encoding type II toxin-antitoxin system RelE/ParE family toxin — MATIRDYYEDRSPEYARPIVSRLFESVSRLEDFPCMGRQVPEIGNEAFWELIVEGFRVVYLALEDGSEVEPLAIAHSRQDLVKKLARR; from the coding sequence TTGGCAACGATCCGCGATTACTACGAAGACCGCTCGCCGGAGTACGCCCGCCCCATCGTCAGCCGGTTGTTCGAGTCGGTATCCCGGTTGGAAGACTTCCCGTGCATGGGCCGCCAAGTGCCGGAGATAGGGAACGAGGCGTTTTGGGAGCTGATCGTCGAAGGATTTCGCGTCGTCTACCTTGCATTAGAAGACGGTAGTGAGGTAGAACCACTTGCGATTGCGCACAGCAGGCAGGACCTGGTGAAGAAGCTGGCGCGGCGGTGA